Proteins found in one Dehalococcoidia bacterium genomic segment:
- a CDS encoding hydantoinase/oxoprolinase family protein: protein DVLGVDPYYLAEGVYKLINSTMKEHIRAVLYARGFSPADYHLLGYGGAGPMHLAGYTEGLPFKGVATLPYAAAFSSFGSAAVDISHRYQKSTTVMIHYGADESWKMMMGQGMLNPGWEELEKLAQADFAAEGLPWEQARVRQIAYVRYGSQMSDLEVPSPVSRINSAEDMDKLIAAFEDLYEKVFAGVAKHQRAGYWIFELGLTASIPKVKPKIVKRSLEGKDPLQEAIKGEREVYFDGEWHRAVIYDMDQIRPGNEIEGIAVVEAPATTFFLPPGRRARMDEWSLLWLT from the coding sequence CGATGTCCTGGGCGTCGACCCCTATTACCTCGCAGAGGGGGTGTATAAGCTCATCAACAGCACTATGAAGGAGCACATCAGGGCAGTGCTCTATGCTCGGGGATTCTCCCCGGCAGATTATCACCTTCTGGGCTATGGCGGGGCTGGCCCGATGCACCTCGCTGGCTACACCGAAGGCCTGCCCTTCAAGGGAGTGGCCACCCTGCCCTACGCAGCGGCCTTCTCTTCATTCGGTTCTGCTGCGGTGGACATCAGCCACCGATACCAGAAGTCCACCACGGTTATGATTCACTATGGCGCTGACGAAAGCTGGAAGATGATGATGGGACAGGGGATGCTCAATCCTGGGTGGGAAGAGCTGGAGAAGCTGGCACAGGCTGACTTCGCTGCCGAGGGTCTGCCATGGGAGCAGGCCAGGGTGCGTCAGATAGCCTACGTGCGCTACGGGAGCCAGATGTCCGACTTGGAGGTGCCATCACCTGTCTCTCGCATAAACAGCGCCGAGGATATGGACAAACTCATCGCTGCATTTGAGGACCTATATGAGAAGGTGTTTGCTGGCGTGGCCAAGCATCAGCGGGCAGGATATTGGATCTTCGAGCTGGGGCTCACCGCCTCTATTCCCAAGGTCAAGCCTAAAATAGTTAAGAGATCTCTGGAGGGAAAGGATCCACTACAAGAAGCTATCAAGGGGGAGAGGGAAGTGTACTTTGACGGCGAGTGGCACAGGGCCGTTATCTACGACATGGACCAGATCAGACCGGGGAACGAGATCGAGGGGATAGCTGTAGTTGAGGCTCCAGCCACCACCTTCTTCCTCCCGCCGGGGAGACGGGCCAGGATGGATGAGTGGTCGCTGCTGTGGCTCACCTGA
- a CDS encoding hydantoinase B/oxoprolinase family protein, translated as MMSESKGIGEGGKTLKQMMEENERLYWETGCYAGITEPYLLREDPVKSELFHSRIMASLMAGRETTRMISASPFVREVAELCLGFYTADGASIAQSTGIQAHIMPMGECIQWMIKQNYEQDVGINEGDLFIANDPVIAGMHPADVYDILPIFWEGELVGWVCTVIMEMDIGAVSPGCMPTANAERGSDGLRFCCEKWGANDLLRRDFELKIELSLDMADMFLLNRKGAIAANIRVREEVKNIIREFGLDYYKRATRELIEEERRNQLARVRQRTVPGRYRDVVPVELDMAKQPISWLPANRDTIRLIPIQTDILPSGRLVLDFEGTGEWGWHPFNGTPTGLRGCFSTVLTQTISYDGRSNLGTLLACEIKEPAVDSLLNPSEIKRLATADPWAPIFDLFGLWQSMLGIAYYLRGFREETFNWRSSAGWQMAGYDALGTKRPLLAAETGTFGPGATGVGDGCDCGGWIATQLVDMGNAEVWELFVPQLEMTRRFEPYSTGYGKFRSGVALASVTLLHRVTQTIASGAIGTASDGIIPNLGQFGGYPGGKRNTLLVRYDNLQELIENRQPLLHELGHPAEWKDRIQGQVTNVGLIPPPILVYDGDVLVTDTASAGGLGDPIEREPRRIKDDLDEGFATDWMARNIYCVDVIFNEMTEEWQIDEAATSKLREAKRKERLSRGVPVEQWWQKSRQRLMERNLDGKILEMYQSSMRLSEAFTQEFKDFWALPDDFNL; from the coding sequence ATGATGAGCGAGAGCAAAGGAATAGGAGAAGGCGGGAAGACCCTCAAGCAGATGATGGAGGAAAATGAGAGGCTGTACTGGGAGACTGGTTGCTATGCTGGCATCACCGAGCCTTACCTACTCAGAGAGGACCCTGTCAAGAGCGAGCTTTTTCATTCCCGGATAATGGCATCTTTGATGGCGGGCAGGGAGACTACCCGTATGATATCCGCTTCACCTTTTGTGCGAGAGGTGGCCGAACTCTGCCTCGGATTCTATACCGCTGATGGAGCCAGCATCGCCCAATCGACCGGCATCCAGGCTCACATCATGCCGATGGGTGAGTGCATACAGTGGATGATCAAACAGAACTACGAGCAGGACGTGGGCATAAATGAGGGCGACCTGTTCATAGCCAATGATCCCGTTATCGCCGGCATGCACCCTGCTGATGTCTACGATATCCTGCCGATTTTCTGGGAAGGCGAACTGGTGGGCTGGGTTTGCACGGTGATTATGGAGATGGATATTGGCGCAGTGAGCCCGGGATGCATGCCCACGGCAAATGCAGAGCGGGGCTCGGACGGATTGAGGTTCTGTTGTGAGAAATGGGGGGCCAATGATCTTCTCAGGAGAGACTTCGAGCTCAAGATCGAGCTCAGCCTGGATATGGCGGATATGTTTCTGTTAAATCGCAAGGGGGCCATAGCAGCCAATATCAGGGTGCGCGAAGAGGTCAAAAACATAATTCGTGAATTCGGACTCGACTACTACAAGAGGGCCACGAGGGAGCTCATAGAGGAAGAGCGGCGCAACCAGCTCGCCCGCGTTCGGCAGAGGACGGTTCCCGGGCGCTACCGAGATGTGGTACCTGTTGAACTTGATATGGCAAAGCAACCAATTTCCTGGCTCCCTGCCAATCGGGATACCATACGGCTAATCCCCATACAGACTGACATCTTGCCGTCCGGGCGTCTGGTGCTGGATTTCGAAGGGACTGGCGAGTGGGGATGGCACCCCTTCAACGGAACTCCCACCGGCCTGCGGGGTTGCTTCTCAACAGTCCTGACGCAGACCATCTCGTACGACGGCCGTTCCAATCTAGGAACCCTTCTCGCCTGCGAGATTAAGGAGCCAGCTGTCGATTCCTTGCTGAACCCAAGTGAGATCAAGAGGCTGGCGACCGCGGACCCATGGGCCCCAATATTTGATCTGTTCGGCCTGTGGCAAAGTATGTTAGGGATTGCCTATTATCTGCGTGGGTTCAGGGAGGAGACGTTCAACTGGCGTTCCAGTGCTGGCTGGCAGATGGCTGGCTACGACGCACTGGGTACCAAGCGCCCTCTGTTGGCTGCCGAAACAGGTACCTTCGGGCCTGGGGCTACGGGGGTTGGCGATGGGTGCGATTGTGGGGGGTGGATAGCCACCCAGCTAGTTGATATGGGCAATGCAGAAGTGTGGGAACTCTTCGTACCCCAGCTGGAGATGACACGGCGATTTGAACCCTACTCCACTGGGTACGGCAAATTCCGCTCCGGCGTGGCACTAGCCAGTGTCACGCTGCTTCACAGAGTAACACAGACTATTGCCAGTGGGGCCATTGGGACCGCTTCTGATGGCATCATCCCCAATCTCGGCCAGTTCGGTGGCTATCCCGGCGGCAAACGAAATACCCTCCTGGTTCGTTACGATAATCTACAGGAATTGATAGAGAATAGGCAACCACTTCTCCACGAGCTGGGCCATCCCGCCGAGTGGAAGGATAGAATTCAGGGCCAAGTCACCAACGTGGGCCTTATACCACCACCGATACTGGTCTATGATGGCGACGTACTTGTTACCGACACGGCTTCTGCCGGGGGACTGGGTGACCCCATTGAGAGAGAGCCGAGGAGAATTAAAGATGACCTAGATGAAGGATTTGCCACTGATTGGATGGCCAGAAATATCTACTGCGTCGACGTGATCTTCAACGAGATGACCGAGGAGTGGCAGATCGATGAGGCTGCCACCAGCAAACTGCGCGAAGCCAAGAGAAAGGAGAGATTGTCGCGCGGTGTGCCGGTAGAGCAGTGGTGGCAGAAGTCCCGTCAGAGGCTGATGGAGCGTAATCTCGACGGCAAGATTCTGGAGATGTACCAGAGTAGTATGAGGCTTAGCGAGGCCTTCACCCAGGAGTTCAAGGACTTCTGGGCGCTGCCCGATGATTTTAATCTGTGA